The Gallus gallus isolate bGalGal1 chromosome 3, bGalGal1.mat.broiler.GRCg7b, whole genome shotgun sequence genome window below encodes:
- the DTL gene encoding denticleless protein homolog — MLCRALLLRAAGHRQSSPLPLQHLLDGYRCSREDDHLSYGEIGMPVPPFGCSFSAAPNFEHVLAVANEEGFVRLYDTEAQNTTKLISKEWQAHSNAVFDLAWVPGEHRIVTASGDQTAKVWDVRAGELLGICKGHQCSLKSVAFSRFEKAVFCTGGRDGNIMVWDTRCNKKDGFYRQVNQISGAHNVVDRQTPSKLRKKRQNLRGLAPLVDFQQSVTVVLLQDEHTLISAGAVDGVIKVWDLRKNYAAYRQDPVPSKSFFYPGTSTRKLGYSSLVLDSTGANLFANCTDDSIYMFNMASLKTFPVAVFSGHQNSTFYIKSSISPDDQFLVSGSSDCNAYIWKVSEPSLPPRILVGHSQEVTSIAWCPSDFTKIATCSDDNTVRIWRLQHYPEEEKSVSNKAKLVGWVTQKKPEEQRGAGRSASPQSTPAKAFSVGSPCASSPRPAACAPSYSGDLPLSTNTPTVSLKTQMATACTPAKLSGASPRTSPKLVPSSKMSIKHWIARTPCSSPEVGKKTPSPRKALAEVTQSLLETSSTPKAQHSQAEKRAKRRLDCSKEDEAGQKCLQDCSCVTELDHVAKKSKLNLCHLAAGQRACDEGSLSLADLDNEHEDSTHSPKELSFPGSLVNPSGTQTPPPVLQSPCERDSDVVDKENSSPERKNWLSALGEKLRTGKAGSPPSSYTSSAKRQEAAVVTTSPKTAVNTSVSMRKICTYFHRKPQN; from the exons ATGCTGTGCCGCGCGCTGCTCCTCCGCGCCGCCGGACACC GTCAGTCCTCACCGCTTCCCCTGCAGCATCTCTTGGATGGCTATAGGTGCAGTCGGGAAGATGATCACCTCTCCTACGGAGAAATTGGAATGCCCGTCCCGCCCTTCGGCTGCAGCTTTTCTGCGG cCCCAAATTTTGAGCACGTGTTGGCAGTTGCAAATGAAGAAGGGTTTGTCAGACTGTATGATACTGAAGCTCAGAATACCACCAAACTGATCTCTAAGG AATGGCAGGCTCACTCAAATGCTGTGTTTGACCTCGCCTGGGTACCAGGAGAGCACAGGATT GTCACTGCTTCAGGAGATCAGACAGCCAAGGTGTGGGACGTGAGAGCTGGGGAGCTGCTTGGCATATGCAAAGGTCACCAGTGTAGCCTCAAGTCAGTTGCTTTTTCTAGGTTTGAGAAAG CTGTTTTCTGTACCGGAGGCAGAGATGGAAACATCATGGTTTGGGACACCAGATGCAACAAGAAAG ATGGATTTTACAGGCAGGTGAATCAAATCAGCGGGGCACACAACGTGGTTGACAGGCAGACTCCTTCCaagctgaggaagaagaggcagaACCTGAGAGGACTTGCTCCCTTGGTG GATTTCCAGCAGAGTGTAACTGTGGTGCTGCTTCAAGATGAGCATACTCTTATCTCTGCAGGAGCTGTTGATGG TGTGATCAAAGTGTGGGACTTGCGCAAGAACTATGCTGCTTACCGTCAGGATCCTGTGCCTTCCAAGTCTTTTTTCTATCCTGGCACCAGCACTCGCAAGCTTG GATATTCTAGTCTGGTGTTGGATTCCACTGGTGCTAATCTGTTTGCTAACTGCACTGATGACAGTATCTACATGTTCAACATGGCGAGTTTAAAGACCTTTCCAG TGGCGGTTTTCAGCGGACACCAGAATTCTACCTTTTACATCAAATCCAGTATTAGTCCAGACGACCAGTTCCTGGTTAGTGGCTCAAGTGACTGCAACGCGTACATCTGGAAG GTTTCTGAACCCAGCCTGCCTCCACGGATCCTTGTTGGCCACTCTCAAGAGGTTACCTCCATTGCTTGGTGTCCTTCAGACTTCACTAag ATTGCCACATGCTCTGATGACAACACGGTAAGGATCTGGCGCCTACAGCATTATCCTGAGGAGGAAAAATCAGTGTCCAACAAAGCCAAGTTGGTGGGCTGGGTCACACAGAAGAAACCAGAGGAACAACGTGGAGCAG GACGATCAGCCAGCCCCCAGAGTACTCCTGCCAAGGCCTTCTCAGTGGGCAGCCCATGTGCTTCCTCACCACGTCCAGCTGCCTGTGCTCCCAGTTATTCTGGAGACCTTCCTCTTTCTACAAACACTCCAACAGTCTCTCTCAAAACTCAAATGGCCACAGCCTGCACACCAGCAAAGCTGAGTGGAGCCAGCCCACGTACTTCTCCCAAGCTGGTGCCTTCCTCCAAAATGTCTATTAAACACTGGATTGCCAGGACTCCATGCTCTTCCCCAGAAGTAGGGAAAAAGACGCCTTCTCCTAGAAAAGCCCTGGCAGAAGTCACACAAAGTCTCTTGGAAACATCTAGCACTCCTAAAGCACAACACTCACAGGCTGAAAAGCGTGCCAAGAGAAGGCTGGACTGCAGCAAGGAAGATGAAGCAGGGCAGAAGTGTCTGCAGGACTGTAGCTGTGTGACTGAACTGGACCATGTGGCTAAGAAGTCCAAGCTAAATTTATGTCACTTGGCTGCAGGCCAAAGAGCTTGTGATGAAGGCTCTCTAAGTCTGGCTGACTTGGATAATGAGCATGAAGACTCGACCCACAGCCCAAAAgagctttcttttcctggaagCCTTGTAAATCCATCCGGCACTCAAACTCCCCCTCCTGTTTTACAGTCTCCCTGCGAGAGAGACTCAGACGTAGTAGATAAAGAGAATAGttcaccagaaagaaaaaactggcTGTCTGCTCTGGGAGAGAAGCTACGGACTGGCAAAGCTGGCAGCCCCCCATCGTCTTACACCTCCAGTGCAAAACGTCAAGAGGCTGCAGTAGTGACCACCTCACCGAAAACT